The DNA region ACCGCAACGACAGCTCCAGCTCGCTGGGCAGCGCCTCCACCGACTCCTACTTCGGGGGCGGcaccggggggggcggcggcgcccgcctGGCCGACTACAGCCCCCCGAGCCCGGCGCTGAGCTTCACCCACAacggcaacaacaacaacaacagcgcCAACGGCTACGTGtacggcgggggcggcggcgccgacGTCCTCTCCTCCCCGGACTGCTGCTCCGATCTGCCCTTCGACTCGCCGCCCGGCTTCGACctggcccccgccccgccgccgggggccgCCCTCATCTGGCCGCAGTTcgagcgcggccccgccgcgcccccctcGCCCGcgccctcgcccgccgccgccgccgccgccgccttcccgggCGCCGCGCCCGCCAATGCCAACCTGGCGCTGCTGGTGAgcggcccccggcggggcggcggcgccccgcccccggcgcggctcTCCCCGCCCCTGcacggcagcgcggcggggcccgaGCACCCGCTGGCGCGGCGGGTGCGCAGCGACCCCGGCGGGCGGCTGCTGGCCGCCTCCTACCCGCTGTACGCCAACGGGCTGGGCTCCCACCTGCCGGGGCTGCCCTCCGACTCgtcggcctcctcctcctcctcctccagctcctcgtccagctcctcctgctcgtCGTCCGGCGTGCGGCGGAAGGGCAGCCGCGACTGCTCGGTCTGCTTCGAGAGCGAGGTGATCGCGGCGCTGGTGCCCTGCGGCCACAACCTCTTCTGCATGGAGTGCGCCAACCGCATCTGCGAGAAGACGGAGCCGCAGTGCCCCGTCTGCCACAGCGCCGTCACCCAGGCCATCCGCATCTTCTCCTGAGagccgccgcgggccggggggcggccggggcagggccggcgccgagccgggccgggccgggccgggccgggccgggggagcggcggccggggcagggccggtcgcgccggggccggggccggggccggggccggggccgtggccgtggccgccgcccgccggggggTGCGGGCTGCGAGCGCGCCGCGgccgagggagggctggggggtggtggtgacagcGGGTGCATGCTATAAATAATAACGGGCGACTCCATTCTAGTGCTAGGCTAGTTTTTACACTGTACTTTAATACGAAGCTTCCAAaactccccctttttttaaaaacaaacgaacaaaaaaaaaaccgagaaaaaaaatattgaaagtaGAAGATGCTTATGATGATGACAATGGTGTGTGGACTGTTAGTAAAACGTGCTGGTAGTTCCTAGGATGCTTATTACGAAATAATTAAATCTATGGGTGGATACTTTTCTGAATGTTCTTGAAAGGGCAAGAAGTTCCTGTGAAAACCATGATACTGCAGCTttatcaaagtttaaaaaagaaaaaagaaaaaaaaaaactgtaacaTATCtcttatatatattaaaaacGTTTAAAGGTTTTAAAGATAAATTGCATTAATACAGattgaagtattttattcttttttgacttgaaaaattatatttcatattgCAAAGATgtttacaagtattttaatttaagttCAGTGAACTTTTTGTAGCTGggttaaatcttttttattttagtatggCCTTATGGCAAAGAacactgtattattttaatatcaCACAATTGTGAACGGAATTACAAACCATAAAATGTGTAATGCTTTGAACAGTATTCTGTTGGGATGGAGATTTTAtaggttcagaaaaaaatcttttaaatctgCTTCACCCAGCATATTTTCTATTCAGTGATATAAAGCATATTTTATTCTATATTattacaaaaatggaaatgtataaACATGTCAAAAGGAACTGTTGAAGCTTTCTAACATTTGTATAAATAGAATTCAGTGGAAATTACAAAAATTCTGTTGCACCACTATAGTtttagtatttctattttaatacatttgtttACCACTTGTTTATGTATATGTAGGTGACGTTACTTGAGCTTAAATGTACTTTACTGagcaaagtttaaaaacaaagtatattttattttatgataaaGGGCCTTTAACCTCATGGTCAAATACTAATATTATATTTGCTGAGACAAGATTTGAAATTGTAtcaagagttttatttttctgacatttaaaGTTCTACATAATAAAAGTAAAACTTAAGTAATGGTGCTACTTcatgtttttttaagtatttctatataaataaaataaaatattacagaaaaaaagtactCTGTGTGGTGATTTGATTTGATGTGCTGAGAGtttcttctgcaatttttcttccCCGCTTGTAGCACTGAAACATGTTGGGAGTTTAAACTGTGTCATGTTAACGTTGCTGGAACTCTTTAGCTTGTGAAGGCTTCCAGAATAATCCTGCCAGCGATCATACTTCAGAacatgtttttaaggaaaaaaaaaatcatttggttttttaatatgtgGCATATTGCTGGGGTTATTCCACATCTAAACCCAccattttttcagaatttttagtCATGATAAATACTTGGTTTTGTATGAATTGTTACTTTTAGCAAATAACGCACATGTAAGAAACAGAGCTGACGGCTTTCTTAGCTGTCTGATCTAAAAGCGGAGAGCAGGGGAGGTTCCTTTGTTGTAATGTGCTGATGGAGGGCTGAATCCTGCAGGTCCTGGCTCTGCCGTGCCCAGGGACCTCAGAACCACATCCCAAACTCGGTGTTTTCTAGAGTGGAACAAGGGCTTTAGTATCCTTCCGGAGTTCTTGAAAGTGCTTCTTGGTATTTGGCAGTTGTGGTTCGCGTAATTGCTGTTGACAAGCttatttgaataaaaaatttATTGCCGTGtaaagtttgtttgcttttgatgGTGCCCGCAGAGGTATTGGGGCGAAGGAAGTACAGACGCTTTCTGACTAACGAGCCCATGAACCCACCAGGCAAACCCCGCAATATTTTGGTGCTGATTGCAGTCAACGTGTTTGAATGAACTTGCTGGATAGAGCGTGTTAGAGCAGATTTCAGAAGGTAGCTGCAGGTCACTTCAAACGTTTCTTTTTGAGCGTGCCGGTGCACTTTTCAGCGGGCgagtgaaaacaacaaaacaaacccaaactgtGTAGCATCTTTCATATCTTTTACTTTGTGCTCAGCAGTGTAtgccagagctgctctgctctgctctcctttatggactccagagctgctggttgggtgggaagggggaggagggaggatgcGGCAGGGGATGATGGGATCTCTTTgtttaatttgatttgatttttgcttctttcattgAACTGTGATTGTGGTGTCATCTGATTTATAGAGCTAAAATCCCTCACTGAGTGTTGCATTTGTCTCAGGAAGCTTGTCATTTTgaatggtgggaaaaaaaaaccacccaatgCCGTGGAAAAGAATCCAGAGAGCGGCAGAGAAGATGTGCTTAAATACAGAAGTGGTACGGGCATTGAAAAAAACCTTGGCAAAATTGGTTAGTTTAAGGGATCAGGAAGTTTAAGTCCAAGTGTGTATTTTCTTAATGATGAATGTTTAGGAAATGTACTCAAAATGCGTCAATCAATTTCTTGTTTCAGTGTAAACATCCTGTGCTGTTGTCTGGGAAAAGTTGTGAAAATGGctgtaaataaagaaattaatttgatcAACTTGCTTAATTTTCCAAGCTTAGTGAAACTGAAAGGTAAATAGGATGaacaaaaagtgaaaactaaattctcctcctttttttttcccccttgacgTACAATACCGTGTGTCTCCATGGTGTTAATAGCAGCAGTATGGAAGACTGAGCAGCCGTGGTCCCTGTAAGCAACAGCACTTGTGCAGCAGCTGGACAAACGCCCCGACCTGGACGGCGTGGCAGGGCATTGCTCAGCTCGGCCGCCAAGTCCCTCACTAAATGCAACCGGCCTCATCGTCTGTGTTCATCCTGAAGGACTTACCTTGGTATTTTCTTCACCGAACTGTGGCTGAAAGAAAGGCAATTCCCTCTCTGTCCGTGGCCCTGGGTGCCTTTTCAGCCTCTGTGTGCTGTTTCACCCCCTGTGCATGCTCCACGTGCGTATTGTTTCGAGACAGGAAGAGGGGCTGCAGTGCCTTAAAAACTGATCGTGTTCATTCCTCTTTGGGAATTATTTCACCTGCAGAGGGACCGGTCTGGATTACTGTTGCTTTGGTGTCCGATGATGCAGCGAGTGCCTTTTGCCCTGGCTTCCACACGCGCGTGCCTTGGTGGTGGCAGAGCCAGCCCTTTGCCGCCCAGCATGCCGGCAGGGTCAGCAGCGTCCGCCCGCGGCACTTCCACCGCCCGGTCACTCCAGCTACCACGGGGCCGGTGTGTCCCGCTCCGTTGGAGGGCGTTTCAGGGGTGTACTGGCATGTGCGGTGTCCGTTGCATTACGTCGCCTTGCTCGCTGGGTTGCAGTGATGCGCTCCAAACCCAAACCTGCTCCTGCTGGTGGGGTGTAAGGTCCCTTGTCTTTGGCTGGTGGAGATGAGCGCACGTGAGCAGAGGCTGCGTGGAGAGGACCGTGCAGGCTACACGTGTGCGCTGCCCCCAGCTATGCATCCTGGGCCAGATTTATGCTGTAGGTCAGTCCCTCGGACTGCAGAGACCATAAATCAGCGCGGAATTTGTCCCAGGGTCTGGGGCCATATGGCGTGcgggagcaggacagggagagggacGCCCGTGCGAAAGGAGAATAAAGGCCTGTGTTTGGTGCAGGAATATTTCAAAGCCTGAGAAAGGGGCAAAGTTCAGTTCCTAATTGAGTGCTTTGAAACATATAGATGTATATGGTCAATGTTTATCTTCCAGAACAAAGatcactttgtttttcaaatgtttgtgtgTCGGTGCTGAAAACTGTACGTGGGGGTCTCCACCACGAGAGCTCCTCTGCACTCTCTGGACCTGCTCGGGGTGTGGGTGCCCGGCGTGTGTGAGCAGGCTGGCCCTGCCGTCCCCGCCGGCGGGGTGGAGGGGTCGGCGAGGACCTGCACGTTCATCGTGTTTTCCTGTCTTTGCTAATGTACGTGTATGGTTCCCAGTGCATATACACATAATTATCTCAAAAAAGGGTACATTTACATTTGTAAGAATTATTATATACGAAGTCCTGAGCTTAATTATTCCTCTGTCCATATCTTGTAGTCCACAGAATTTGCATAACAATCAGACAGGGAAGCCAGAGCCCGTTACTGGAAGAAAGGTCTTTCCACTATATTATTTTGTTGCCAAATAAATTATAATGATCAATTTAATCTAAATTGactctttagatttttttttctgcaaatcgATCGAAATGAGActtaaaagcaaactttaaatTTAGTAGTAAGAATCTAGTACAGTAAGGTATTTAAATGAGATTGCTGTTTGTTTGAtgtttctcactcctctctgccaACCCCCTCACCcgtctttttttctccattctccTTGTCTTGCTGTTTTGGAAATTGAAATGATGCTTTGCTGTCACTGACGTGAATGGGAattctgctgctggaagagcaTGCAGGTGAGTATTGTGTTTAATTGATCTAGAAATAGCAAAAAGTAATTACTCACCCTGCCTCTGCTTATTTGCGTTTCCTGTACCTGTTGTCTCTCTAGTAGAGATGATTTAATTAGAGAACAAAGGCTATTTTAAATCTAAGGTAGTTAAGGGATGCTTCCGTCTCTATAATCATTGGAATTTCTGATTTACCTTTTTATGGTAGTCTACCTGGCAAATGCCAAAGGGCCCGAGTTTGCAGGTGAATAAGCGCCCTATCTAATGGTGAGTTTTGTGGGAAGACACTCATAACTACTGcgttctcttgctttcttctcagaaaaaaaatatatagatatatatatgtgacCATATATTCAATATATACTTGCGTACATTGGTGACTGCTTAAAATCCTCCAGAAAAACACGGATTAGaatgtctttccttttccagtgcaTTAACATTAACAGAAACCCGCTGTAATACTAGAAAAAGTTCTATTGTAATTTTATTACTTAATATTAAGGATTTTAATGAGGCTTCCAAGTTGGATATGTAAAATAATTACATCTCATCTAATTTCAGACTttgattaaaaagtaaaaagcttaTTCTGCCTTAGTTTTAGTGAATTAGGTTGTATCATGATGTGCTTATATAGTGATGAAGCTGTGTCAAAAACATCTAAGCATTTGGTGTATGGATTATTCTTTAATGTTATCTGTACACGTATAGCGTGTGTAACTCTGACTGTGACCTAGATATAAACATGCATATATGTACAATATTGCGAGTACCATGTAGCCCTGACCTTTTCAGATTTGTGCAGTTTTGGTAAATAGCCTCTATTGTGTGATGTTGAATTTGTGGCCTTAAGGAATCTCAGGTGGGGCCGGGGCTACGGGATGCATCC from Mycteria americana isolate JAX WOST 10 ecotype Jacksonville Zoo and Gardens chromosome 6, USCA_MyAme_1.0, whole genome shotgun sequence includes:
- the MEX3B gene encoding RNA-binding protein MEX3B isoform X1, which produces MERNGSGGGGGGGGGGGGGETLDDQRALQIALDQLSLLGLDNDETGSIYDSEPRKKSVNMTECVPVPSSEHVAEIVGRQGCKIKALRAKTNTYIKTPVRGEEPLFVVTGRKEDVAMARREIISAAEHFSMIRASRNKNTALNGTVPGPPNLPGQTTIQVRVPYRVVGLVVGPKGATIKRIQQQTHTYIVTPSRDKEPVFEVTGMPENVDRAREEIEAHIAMRTGGIIELTDENDFHANGTDVGFELNGTGSLWSKPTPPSITPTPGRKPFCNYRNDSSSSLGSASTDSYFGGGTGGGGGARLADYSPPSPALSFTHNGNNNNNSANGYVYGGGGGADVLSSPDCCSDLPFDSPPGFDLAPAPPPGAALIWPQFERGPAAPPSPAPSPAAAAAAAFPGAAPANANLALLVSGPRRGGGAPPPARLSPPLHGSAAGPEHPLARRVRSDPGGRLLAASYPLYANGLGSHLPGLPSDSSASSSSSSSSSSSSSCSSSGVRRKGSRDCSVCFESEVIAALVPCGHNLFCMECANRICEKTEPQCPVCHSAVTQAIRIFS
- the MEX3B gene encoding RNA-binding protein MEX3B isoform X2, which gives rise to MPSSLFADMERNGSGGGGGGGGGGGGGETLDDQRALQIALDQLSLLGLDNDETGSIYDSEPRKKSVNMTECVPVPSSEHVAEIVGRQGCKIKALRAKTNTYIKTPVRGEEPLFVVTGRKEDVAMARREIISAAEHFSMIRASRNKNTALNGTVPGPPNLPGQTTIQVRVPYRVVGLVVGPKGATIKRIQQQTHTYIVTPSRDKEPVFEVTGMPENVDRAREEIEAHIAMRTGGIIELTDENDFHANGTDVGFELNGTGSLWSKPTPPSITPTPGRKPFCNYRNDSSSSLGSASTDSYFGGGTGGGGGARLADYSPPSPALSFTHNGNNNNNSANGYVYGGGGGADVLSSPDCCSDLPFDSPPGFDLAPAPPPGAALIWPQFERGPAAPPSPAPSPAAAAAAAFPGAAPANANLALLVSGPRRGGGAPPPARLSPPLHGSAAGPEHPLARRVRSDPGGRLLAASYPLYANGLGSHLPGLPSDSSASSSSSSSSSSSSSCSSSGVRRKGSRDCSVCFESEVIAALVPCGHNLFCMECANRICEKTEPQCPVCHSAVTQAIRIFS